The following coding sequences are from one Bradyrhizobium sp. 200 window:
- a CDS encoding ribbon-helix-helix domain-containing protein — MGKIGKTGIKKGKTKKRGRPATGRDPSVTIRLPASLLEWLDSRADKGRSDAIRRLLEESRLRHASRQQRKRGPVAAVAAPLQLVTAEEANAMLAGRHYLGALEYPPRFCIATPERDAVAIYSPPVASHFKTIPNFKPLELARLWQADDADRPLSQFLAASLRWLRQLGPEVDCVFSYADPAQKDNRTKRPHNGTIYQATNFAYVGQSRATDYWRTRGGEIISSPVCYRRFKTKSREKIQALNPKWKLLPGEPKRLYVYGLRRTAAEVVALIKGRYA; from the coding sequence ATGGGGAAAATCGGTAAGACCGGAATCAAAAAAGGTAAGACCAAAAAGCGGGGCCGACCGGCGACCGGCCGCGACCCGTCCGTGACGATTCGACTCCCGGCGTCGTTGTTGGAATGGCTGGACTCGCGAGCGGACAAGGGACGTTCGGACGCCATCCGTCGATTGTTGGAAGAGTCCCGGCTTCGGCACGCGTCGCGACAACAACGCAAGCGTGGCCCCGTGGCAGCCGTCGCCGCTCCCCTTCAGTTGGTCACGGCCGAAGAGGCGAACGCTATGCTTGCCGGGCGTCACTATCTTGGAGCGCTCGAATACCCGCCGCGATTCTGCATCGCGACTCCAGAACGCGACGCCGTCGCGATCTATTCGCCGCCGGTCGCGTCGCACTTCAAGACGATTCCGAATTTCAAACCGTTGGAGCTTGCCCGGCTATGGCAGGCAGATGACGCTGATCGGCCGCTATCGCAATTTCTTGCGGCGTCACTGCGATGGCTGCGCCAGCTTGGCCCCGAAGTGGATTGCGTCTTCAGCTACGCGGACCCGGCGCAAAAGGACAACCGCACCAAGCGCCCGCACAATGGGACCATCTATCAGGCGACGAACTTCGCTTATGTCGGCCAATCGCGCGCAACCGACTATTGGCGAACGCGGGGCGGCGAAATCATTTCCTCGCCGGTCTGCTATCGGCGCTTCAAGACGAAGAGCCGCGAGAAGATTCAGGCGCTGAATCCAAAATGGAAGCTTCTGCCCGGCGAACCAAAGCGACTCTATGTGTATGGTTTGCGACGAACGGCCGCTGAAGTGGTTGCCCTAATAAAGGGGCGATACGCCTGA
- the xerD gene encoding site-specific tyrosine recombinase XerD encodes MRSSKTATDAKLIHLFLDMLAAEQGAGDNTLDAYRRDLTDFSDFLGRKGQNFAGAGTEVLRDYLADLDTRGFKSSSVARRLSAMRHLFRFLLNERIRSDDPAAILSGPKRGRGLPKVLSIADVDRMLTRAKELTLGQNASPQQRLRAMRLYCLLEVLYATGLRVSELVALPLSASRRDISMIVVRGKGNKERLVPLNEASRQAMADYLAAMEALKPENKKNAGSKWLFPSFGESGHLTRQHFARDLKELAAASGLAPRLVSPHVLRHAFASHLLHNGADLRIVQTLLGHTDISTTQIYTHVVEERLKSLVRDLHPLAEK; translated from the coding sequence ATGCGTTCCAGCAAGACAGCAACAGATGCGAAACTGATCCACCTGTTCCTCGACATGCTCGCGGCGGAACAGGGGGCGGGCGACAACACGCTCGATGCCTATCGCCGCGACCTCACGGACTTTTCCGACTTTCTCGGCCGCAAGGGACAAAACTTTGCCGGCGCCGGCACGGAAGTGCTGCGGGACTACCTCGCCGATCTCGATACCCGCGGCTTCAAATCCTCCAGCGTGGCGCGCCGGCTGTCGGCGATGCGGCATCTGTTCCGCTTCCTCTTGAACGAGCGCATCCGCAGCGACGATCCGGCGGCGATCCTGTCCGGACCGAAACGTGGCCGGGGCTTGCCGAAGGTGCTGTCGATAGCGGACGTCGACCGCATGCTGACGCGGGCCAAGGAATTGACGCTAGGCCAGAACGCGTCGCCGCAGCAGCGGCTGCGCGCGATGCGGCTGTATTGCCTGCTGGAAGTGCTCTACGCCACGGGCCTGCGCGTCTCCGAACTGGTGGCGCTGCCGCTGTCGGCCTCGCGGCGCGATATCAGCATGATCGTGGTGCGCGGCAAGGGCAACAAGGAACGGCTGGTGCCGCTGAACGAAGCGTCGCGGCAGGCGATGGCCGATTACCTCGCCGCGATGGAAGCGCTCAAGCCCGAGAACAAGAAAAACGCCGGCTCGAAATGGCTGTTTCCCTCCTTCGGCGAGAGCGGCCATCTGACGCGGCAGCATTTTGCCCGCGACCTGAAGGAACTGGCGGCGGCATCGGGCCTCGCGCCGCGGCTGGTCTCGCCGCACGTGCTGCGCCACGCCTTTGCCAGCCACTTGCTGCACAACGGCGCGGACCTGCGCATCGTGCAGACGCTGCTCGGCCATACCGACATCTCCACCACGCAGATCTATACCCATGTAGTTGAGGAGCGGCTGAAGAGCCTGGTCCGCGACCTGCATCCGCTCGCGGAGAAGTAG
- a CDS encoding BolA family protein — protein MSTKDAIINKLREAFLPESLDVTDESHLHEGHAGHRPGGETHFRVYIVSPAFEGKSRIERHRMVNATLEAELKGSVHALAIKAQAPGETAGR, from the coding sequence ATGAGCACCAAAGACGCTATCATAAACAAGTTGCGTGAAGCTTTCTTGCCGGAAAGCCTCGACGTCACGGACGAATCTCATCTGCATGAAGGCCATGCCGGCCACAGGCCGGGCGGCGAGACGCATTTCAGGGTGTATATCGTATCTCCGGCCTTCGAAGGGAAGAGCCGGATCGAGCGCCATCGTATGGTAAATGCGACGCTCGAGGCGGAACTCAAGGGCTCCGTCCATGCACTCGCCATCAAGGCGCAGGCACCGGGAGAAACCGCCGGCCGATAA
- a CDS encoding bifunctional DNA primase/polymerase translates to MHQKPPADKGTWNAARKRDLFRYNPKQIDLIPLHKPKAKMTLPNGTVREIGKAPLHAKWTTKAYDSKAVRDAALAEGRNVGVRLKADQLVIDVDPRNGGEAGFASLCHDIGFDADAFPRVYTGSGGWHCYMSKPADVLVRDTLESEEYNGVEFKSKGRQVVAAGSIHPNGKPYRWSKDHPAIEDGLPKIPAALLRVIKRPPRSAVAGGGQYSPSQIAEALAKLDVSNYDSNDSWLNLMMACHHASAGDARQEFVDWSTSDPTYAKDAFIIGKRWDSLHAERNDGVTFKTLNAELRKAGAASSQVAHVADDEFPDDQPGAAEEFDAMKDEDDDDGWLNGEKEPPKSHAYTETKLPALLDYAEKCMIDQGAPLYQMGGRLVHPVRVDKDSADDESIRRKAGSLTIGEVNQHRLREYIIDNVPFHKSDKKGKPTKYAAPMGFAAHYLARGDKWRIPNINGVIETPTLRRDGTIIDCDGYDAKSGLLLDMGGVEFPEIPDRPTRPQALEALALIKEPFAGFPFVTNAKGLSASRSVMLSAVLTALVRRTLHSAPMHGTSAPTMGTGKTLAIDVVSLIATGRLTTAMSQGANEEEDEKRLFSVLLQNDLILLIDNVKRPVEGDALCTVLTQSTWQSRILGESRKVEVPTNALMMASGNNLTFKGDMTTRSLLCRMDAKMENPETRRFKIDLKTWVPKHRVALVVAGLTVLRAFVVAGRPGLDKLTPFGRFEDWSNLVRGALVWLGEPDPCKTRAFIATDDPEHNDLGQLLAAIKDNAGDEEHTASELIKMGEECSDSVLTDAIENAVHRPNAKIFGHYLHARNGKILEGLRLVGRYDKHGKVWRYRVRDA, encoded by the coding sequence ATGCATCAAAAGCCTCCGGCGGACAAAGGAACGTGGAATGCGGCCCGGAAGCGCGACCTGTTTCGCTACAATCCCAAGCAAATCGATCTGATTCCGCTGCACAAGCCAAAAGCCAAGATGACCCTCCCCAATGGCACGGTCAGGGAGATAGGCAAGGCCCCTCTACATGCGAAATGGACAACCAAGGCCTATGACAGCAAGGCCGTCCGGGATGCCGCCTTGGCCGAAGGGCGCAATGTGGGGGTGCGTCTGAAGGCCGATCAACTCGTTATCGACGTCGACCCGCGCAATGGGGGTGAGGCCGGATTCGCCTCTCTATGCCACGATATTGGCTTCGATGCTGACGCCTTCCCGCGCGTCTACACAGGTTCGGGTGGATGGCATTGCTATATGAGCAAGCCCGCCGACGTGCTGGTCAGGGACACGCTCGAATCGGAAGAATACAACGGCGTGGAATTCAAATCTAAGGGCCGCCAAGTCGTCGCCGCCGGTTCGATCCATCCCAACGGCAAGCCCTATCGATGGTCGAAAGACCATCCTGCCATTGAGGACGGCTTGCCGAAAATTCCGGCTGCGCTATTGCGCGTCATCAAGCGCCCGCCGCGCAGCGCCGTTGCAGGCGGCGGGCAATACAGCCCTTCTCAGATTGCCGAAGCGCTCGCAAAGCTGGACGTCAGCAATTACGACTCCAATGATAGCTGGCTCAATCTGATGATGGCTTGCCACCATGCGAGCGCAGGCGACGCACGACAGGAGTTCGTCGATTGGTCTACGTCCGACCCCACATACGCGAAAGACGCGTTCATCATCGGCAAGCGTTGGGACTCGCTGCACGCCGAACGCAATGACGGCGTGACCTTCAAAACCTTGAACGCAGAGCTACGCAAGGCGGGCGCTGCGTCGTCACAGGTCGCACACGTCGCCGACGATGAATTCCCGGATGACCAACCCGGCGCGGCCGAAGAGTTCGACGCTATGAAAGATGAGGACGATGACGACGGCTGGCTTAATGGCGAGAAGGAACCGCCGAAGTCGCACGCATACACTGAAACGAAGCTTCCCGCGCTTCTGGACTACGCCGAAAAGTGCATGATCGACCAAGGCGCGCCGTTGTATCAGATGGGCGGCCGTCTAGTTCATCCCGTCCGCGTCGATAAAGACTCGGCAGATGACGAATCGATTCGACGCAAGGCGGGGTCTCTGACCATCGGCGAAGTGAATCAGCATCGCTTGCGCGAATACATCATCGACAACGTGCCGTTTCACAAGTCCGACAAGAAAGGCAAGCCGACCAAATACGCCGCGCCCATGGGCTTCGCTGCGCACTATCTGGCGCGCGGCGACAAGTGGCGAATCCCGAATATCAACGGCGTGATTGAAACGCCGACGCTGCGTCGTGATGGCACCATTATCGACTGCGATGGCTATGATGCGAAGTCTGGGCTCTTGCTGGATATGGGCGGCGTCGAATTTCCGGAAATACCGGACCGGCCGACGCGTCCGCAGGCGCTAGAAGCGCTCGCGCTGATTAAAGAGCCGTTCGCGGGCTTCCCGTTCGTCACGAATGCCAAGGGTCTAAGCGCGAGTCGGTCGGTCATGCTGTCGGCCGTGCTGACCGCGCTGGTTAGGCGGACGCTGCATTCCGCGCCTATGCACGGCACAAGCGCGCCGACCATGGGCACGGGCAAGACATTGGCGATTGACGTTGTGTCGCTGATCGCCACGGGCCGCCTAACAACGGCAATGAGCCAAGGCGCGAACGAAGAGGAAGACGAAAAGCGACTCTTCAGCGTGCTACTGCAAAACGATTTGATTCTGCTAATCGACAACGTGAAGCGGCCCGTTGAAGGCGATGCGCTTTGCACCGTCTTGACGCAATCGACGTGGCAATCGCGAATCCTGGGCGAGAGTCGAAAGGTCGAAGTCCCGACTAACGCGCTGATGATGGCAAGCGGCAATAACCTGACCTTCAAGGGCGATATGACGACGCGTTCGCTTCTCTGTCGCATGGATGCGAAGATGGAGAACCCGGAGACGCGCCGATTCAAAATCGATCTGAAGACATGGGTTCCGAAACACCGTGTTGCCTTGGTCGTCGCGGGTTTGACCGTGCTGCGTGCGTTCGTCGTTGCAGGTCGCCCCGGCCTTGATAAGCTGACGCCGTTCGGTCGCTTCGAAGATTGGTCAAACCTTGTGCGCGGCGCGCTGGTATGGTTGGGCGAGCCGGACCCGTGCAAGACTCGGGCGTTCATCGCGACCGATGACCCCGAACATAATGACCTTGGCCAATTGCTCGCGGCTATTAAGGACAATGCGGGCGACGAAGAGCACACGGCGAGCGAGCTAATCAAGATGGGGGAGGAATGCTCCGACAGCGTCTTGACCGACGCGATAGAGAACGCGGTGCATCGGCCCAACGCGAAAATATTTGGCCACTACCTGCACGCGCGCAACGGCAAGATATTGGAAGGGCTGCGGTTGGTCGGCAGGTACGACAAACACGGCAAGGTGTGGCGATATCGCGTTCGGGACGCCTGA
- the aroB gene encoding 3-dehydroquinate synthase produces MTAPLKHSADITVDVALGDRAYDIVIGRGVLASLGARVAALRPGVRTAIVTDRTVAKHWLEPTERSLTEAGIPTSRVVVEEGEMSKTYAGLEKVSEALIAAKIERNDLVIALGGGVVGDLAGFAAAILRRGVDFVQVPTSLLAQVDSSVGGKTGINSPQGKNLLGAFHQPVLVIADTSVLDTLSPRQFRAGYAEVAKYGALGDEAFFTWLEASHADIFSGGAAREHAIATSCRAKAAIVSRDERENGERALLNLGHTFGHALEAATGFSDRLFHGEGVSVGMVLAAEFSAKLGMISEADAARVERHLAAVGLPTHLQDIAGFAQEGLGDADALMALMAQDKKVKRGRLTFILLQAVGRAVVANDVGPALVRDFLQQKLSG; encoded by the coding sequence ATGACTGCGCCACTGAAACATTCCGCCGATATCACGGTCGACGTCGCCCTCGGCGACCGCGCCTATGACATCGTCATCGGCCGTGGCGTACTGGCCTCGCTCGGCGCGCGCGTCGCCGCACTGCGCCCCGGCGTGCGGACCGCCATCGTCACCGACCGCACCGTGGCCAAGCACTGGCTGGAGCCAACCGAGCGTTCGCTTACCGAGGCCGGCATCCCGACGTCGCGCGTCGTCGTCGAGGAAGGCGAGATGTCGAAGACCTATGCCGGTCTCGAAAAGGTCTCCGAGGCGCTGATCGCGGCGAAGATCGAGCGCAACGATCTGGTGATCGCGCTCGGCGGCGGCGTGGTCGGCGATCTCGCCGGCTTCGCGGCGGCGATCCTGCGCCGCGGCGTCGATTTCGTGCAGGTACCGACCTCGCTTCTGGCGCAGGTCGATTCCTCGGTCGGCGGCAAGACCGGCATCAACTCGCCGCAGGGTAAGAACCTGCTCGGCGCGTTTCACCAGCCGGTGCTGGTCATCGCCGATACTTCCGTGCTCGACACGCTGTCGCCGCGCCAGTTCCGCGCCGGCTATGCCGAGGTCGCCAAATATGGCGCGCTCGGCGATGAAGCCTTCTTCACCTGGCTCGAAGCCAGCCATGCCGACATCTTCTCCGGCGGCGCGGCGCGCGAGCACGCGATCGCGACCTCCTGCCGCGCCAAGGCCGCGATCGTCTCCCGCGACGAGCGCGAGAACGGCGAGCGCGCGCTGCTCAATCTCGGCCACACGTTCGGCCATGCGCTGGAAGCCGCGACCGGCTTTTCCGATCGCCTGTTCCACGGCGAAGGTGTCTCCGTCGGCATGGTGCTGGCGGCGGAATTTTCCGCCAAGCTCGGCATGATCTCCGAGGCCGATGCCGCCCGCGTCGAGCGCCACCTTGCTGCCGTCGGTCTGCCGACCCATTTGCAGGACATCGCAGGCTTCGCCCAGGAGGGGCTCGGGGATGCCGACGCTCTGATGGCGCTGATGGCGCAGGACAAGAAGGTCAAGCGCGGCAGGCTGACCTTCATCCTGCTGCAGGCGGTCGGCCGCGCGGTGGTCGCAAACGACGTCGGGCCGGCGCTGGTGCGCGATTTCCTGCAACAGAAGTTGTCGGGATGA
- a CDS encoding DUF2971 domain-containing protein, with amino-acid sequence MPKAELPHTLQGAIEDYNAWADRYMRSVERRHAIQKPLYHYTDANGLKGIIENQEIWFTDFRYLNDPSELSHGMNLAHGVIAKGVAGASWIKHFYAMLGGMFSIDNFSDHIRFFIASFSRDRDELGQWRAYADNGRGFALGLSPKLFAPDDPLDKDPLKNLVVGPIVYDNAATKRRQAMPIKKAHDILAKSEWYASKHLNNGKILRQFLDNLARYVIASPLIWNCLVCKHPAYKSENEVRLIILGLSKLFKGRVPVRIRKGEVVPYIPRQLPLHTPGNIVEIVIGPAAPLGTEEGVRALLDKFKINAPIRRSTIPYRPV; translated from the coding sequence ATGCCGAAGGCAGAACTGCCGCATACGCTGCAAGGTGCCATCGAAGACTATAACGCTTGGGCCGACCGTTACATGCGGTCTGTCGAGAGGCGGCACGCGATTCAAAAACCGCTGTATCACTACACTGATGCAAATGGCCTAAAGGGGATCATTGAGAATCAGGAAATTTGGTTCACAGATTTCCGCTACCTCAATGACCCTAGCGAACTTAGTCACGGCATGAACCTCGCGCACGGCGTCATTGCAAAAGGAGTCGCAGGCGCGTCTTGGATAAAGCACTTCTACGCGATGCTCGGCGGGATGTTTTCTATCGACAATTTTTCGGACCATATCAGGTTTTTTATTGCGAGCTTCAGCCGCGACCGCGACGAACTAGGCCAGTGGCGTGCATACGCCGACAATGGTCGCGGCTTTGCCCTTGGCCTGTCGCCCAAACTGTTCGCGCCTGACGACCCACTTGATAAAGACCCGTTGAAAAACCTAGTCGTCGGCCCCATCGTCTATGACAACGCCGCGACGAAGCGACGGCAAGCAATGCCGATCAAAAAGGCGCATGATATTCTGGCGAAGTCCGAATGGTACGCCAGCAAACATCTAAACAACGGAAAAATCCTGCGTCAGTTTCTCGATAACCTTGCGCGGTATGTCATAGCGTCGCCGCTGATTTGGAACTGTCTTGTTTGCAAGCATCCCGCGTATAAATCAGAGAATGAAGTCCGGCTGATTATTCTCGGGCTTTCGAAACTCTTCAAAGGCCGAGTCCCTGTTCGCATCCGAAAGGGAGAAGTCGTCCCATATATCCCGCGTCAATTGCCGCTTCACACTCCGGGCAACATCGTCGAAATCGTCATCGGCCCGGCCGCGCCGCTCGGAACAGAAGAGGGCGTTCGCGCCTTGCTAGATAAATTCAAAATCAACGCGCCGATTCGACGTTCGACGATTCCATATAGGCCGGTCTAA
- a CDS encoding shikimate kinase codes for MSEIAAPAQANIPQEADIMSALGRRSVVLVGMMGAGKSTIGRRLAARLRLPFLDADIEIEAAAGMSIPDIFETHGEPHFRDGEARVIARLLDGGPAVIATGGGAFMREETRNRIRDKAVSIWLKADVDVIMKRVKRRADRPLLQTEDPVATVSRLLEAREPVYRTADLTIGSRDVPHDRIVDECIDALRARLCAGAPSAQPTTDGMSVTP; via the coding sequence ATGTCCGAGATCGCCGCACCGGCACAAGCGAATATCCCCCAGGAGGCCGACATTATGTCGGCGCTGGGGCGGCGTTCGGTCGTGCTGGTCGGCATGATGGGCGCCGGCAAGTCCACCATCGGCCGGCGGCTGGCGGCGCGGCTCCGGCTGCCGTTTCTCGACGCCGATATCGAGATCGAGGCGGCGGCCGGGATGTCGATCCCGGACATTTTCGAAACCCATGGCGAGCCGCATTTCCGGGACGGCGAGGCGCGGGTGATCGCGCGGCTGCTCGATGGCGGCCCGGCCGTGATCGCGACCGGCGGCGGCGCCTTCATGCGCGAGGAGACCCGTAACCGCATCCGCGACAAGGCGGTCTCGATCTGGCTCAAGGCGGATGTCGACGTGATCATGAAGCGCGTCAAGCGCCGCGCCGACCGGCCGCTCCTGCAGACCGAGGATCCGGTTGCGACGGTCAGCCGTCTGCTCGAGGCGCGCGAGCCGGTCTATCGGACCGCCGACCTGACGATAGGCTCGCGCGACGTGCCGCACGACCGCATCGTCGACGAGTGTATCGATGCCCTACGCGCCCGGCTGTGCGCCGGCGCCCCATCTGCCCAGCCGACCACCGACGGGATGAGCGTTACGCCATGA
- a CDS encoding helix-turn-helix domain-containing protein, protein MSADSDYDSKTFTIQQTADDELHCSRAFVNKLLRTGKLEHSKVGSRVIIRGRAIRKLLDDSAVQS, encoded by the coding sequence ATGTCTGCCGACTCCGACTACGATTCCAAAACATTCACGATTCAACAAACCGCTGACGACGAACTGCATTGCAGCCGCGCGTTCGTTAACAAGCTTTTGCGCACCGGCAAGCTCGAACATTCTAAAGTCGGCTCGCGTGTCATCATTCGCGGCCGTGCCATTCGCAAATTGCTGGATGACTCGGCGGTGCAGTCATGA
- a CDS encoding acetyl-CoA carboxylase carboxyltransferase subunit alpha gives MPDQMRSYLDFEKPVAELEAKVDELRALAATGSDIGDEITRIEDKAQQALTDLYANLTPWQKTLVARHPQRPHFTDFVNALITEFTPMAGDRKFAEDEALMGGFGRFRGEPICVMGQEKGATTDSRIKHNFGMARPEGYRKAVRLMEMADRFAIPVLSIVDSAGAYPGIGAEERGVAEAIARSTDTCLSLGVPNVAIITGEGMSGGAIAITTANKVLMFEHAIYSVISPEAASSILWRDGTKAQEVANNMKITAQDMLRFGVIDQILKEPSGGAHRDTTAMISATGDAIAEAFNDLSNLDAAGIRQQRRQKFLDIGRKLG, from the coding sequence ATGCCGGATCAGATGCGCAGCTATCTCGATTTTGAAAAACCCGTCGCCGAACTAGAGGCCAAGGTCGATGAATTGCGCGCGCTGGCGGCGACCGGCAGCGACATCGGCGATGAGATTACGCGCATCGAGGACAAGGCGCAGCAGGCGCTGACCGACCTCTACGCCAATTTGACGCCGTGGCAGAAGACGCTGGTGGCGCGCCATCCGCAGCGCCCGCACTTCACCGATTTCGTCAACGCGCTGATCACTGAATTCACCCCGATGGCGGGCGACCGCAAGTTCGCCGAGGACGAGGCGCTGATGGGCGGCTTCGGCCGTTTCCGCGGCGAGCCGATCTGCGTGATGGGCCAGGAGAAGGGCGCCACCACCGACAGCCGCATCAAGCACAATTTCGGCATGGCGCGTCCCGAAGGGTATCGCAAGGCGGTGCGGCTGATGGAGATGGCCGACCGTTTTGCTATTCCCGTGCTGTCGATCGTCGATTCCGCCGGCGCCTATCCCGGCATCGGCGCCGAGGAGCGCGGCGTGGCGGAAGCGATCGCACGCTCGACCGACACATGTCTCTCGCTCGGCGTTCCCAATGTCGCAATCATCACCGGCGAGGGCATGTCGGGCGGCGCCATCGCCATCACCACCGCGAACAAGGTGCTGATGTTCGAACACGCGATCTACAGCGTGATCTCGCCGGAGGCGGCTTCCTCGATCCTGTGGCGCGACGGCACCAAGGCGCAGGAAGTCGCCAACAACATGAAGATCACCGCCCAGGACATGCTGCGCTTCGGCGTGATCGACCAGATCCTGAAAGAACCCTCCGGCGGCGCCCACCGTGACACCACCGCCATGATCTCGGCCACGGGCGATGCTATCGCCGAGGCCTTCAACGACCTCAGCAATCTGGACGCAGCCGGCATCCGCCAGCAGCGGCGGCAGAAATTCCTGGATATCGGCCGCAAGCTCGGCTGA
- a CDS encoding hemolysin family protein produces the protein MSSTAFNLLLAFLLLAANAFYVAAEFALVKSRGFRIRAMVEQDRFGARLLHGMMGNIEAYLACCQLGITMASLGLGWVGEPTVSALLEPLLIPLGLSERTLHFVSFLAGFLVFSSLHIVIGEQVPKTLAIREPMPVSQWIAYPLYLSYLVFYPLNWLLNTASRGILRLLGVQESSQHEILTDSEIEGLVEESAEHGGIESGEAEYIQNVFRFGDLAVSDVMVHRTAMVMINADLPPDELVGEVLATEYTRIPLWRDKPENIIGVLHAKDLLRAIRASEGDTSHINVSAIMLPPWFVPEMRPLSEQLKAFRRRKTHFALVVDEYGEVEGMVTLEDVLEEIVGDISDEHDVVVAGVRIQADGSVVVDGSVPIRDLNRAMNWHLPDEEATTVAGLVIHEARSIPERGQSFTFHGCRFRVLRRERNRITALKITPLPREANGEDPKPKRAGTAF, from the coding sequence ATGAGTTCGACCGCGTTCAATCTGCTGCTCGCGTTCCTGCTGCTCGCCGCCAACGCGTTTTACGTGGCCGCCGAGTTTGCACTGGTCAAGAGCCGCGGGTTTCGCATCAGGGCGATGGTCGAGCAGGACCGGTTCGGTGCGCGCCTGCTGCACGGCATGATGGGCAATATCGAGGCCTATCTCGCCTGCTGCCAGCTCGGCATCACCATGGCCTCGCTCGGCCTCGGCTGGGTCGGCGAACCCACGGTTTCGGCACTGCTCGAACCGCTGCTGATCCCGCTCGGATTGTCGGAACGAACCCTGCACTTCGTGTCGTTTCTGGCCGGGTTCCTGGTGTTCTCGTCATTGCACATCGTCATCGGCGAGCAGGTGCCGAAGACGCTCGCGATCCGCGAGCCGATGCCGGTCTCGCAATGGATCGCCTATCCGCTCTATCTGTCCTATCTGGTGTTCTATCCGCTGAACTGGCTGCTCAACACCGCGTCCCGCGGGATATTGCGCCTGCTCGGCGTGCAGGAATCCTCGCAGCACGAAATCCTTACCGACTCCGAGATCGAGGGGCTGGTGGAAGAATCGGCTGAGCACGGCGGGATCGAAAGCGGTGAGGCCGAATACATTCAAAATGTCTTCCGCTTTGGCGACCTGGCCGTGTCCGACGTCATGGTTCATCGCACCGCGATGGTGATGATAAATGCCGATCTGCCGCCAGACGAACTGGTGGGCGAGGTGCTGGCGACCGAATACACCCGCATCCCGTTGTGGCGCGACAAGCCGGAAAACATCATCGGCGTGCTGCACGCCAAGGATTTGCTGCGTGCGATCCGCGCGTCCGAGGGCGACACCTCGCACATCAACGTTTCGGCAATCATGCTGCCGCCCTGGTTCGTGCCGGAGATGCGGCCTCTGTCCGAACAGTTGAAGGCGTTTCGCCGCCGCAAGACCCACTTTGCCCTCGTCGTCGACGAATATGGCGAGGTCGAAGGCATGGTAACGCTGGAAGACGTGCTGGAGGAAATCGTCGGCGATATTTCCGACGAGCATGACGTGGTGGTGGCCGGCGTCCGCATTCAGGCCGACGGTTCCGTGGTGGTCGATGGCTCGGTGCCGATTCGCGACCTCAACCGCGCCATGAACTGGCATCTGCCGGACGAGGAGGCGACCACCGTCGCCGGGCTCGTGATTCACGAAGCCCGCTCGATCCCCGAGCGCGGCCAGAGTTTTACCTTCCACGGCTGCCGCTTCCGCGTGCTCCGGCGTGAGCGCAACCGCATCACGGCGCTGAAGATCACGCCGCTGCCGCGCGAAGCCAACGGCGAGGATCCGAAGCCGAAGCGGGCGGGGACGGCGTTCTGA
- a CDS encoding histidine kinase translates to MPSLFRFLTVVGIIAGVIYGVIFSLANFVNPKPREMTVTIPPDKFLKK, encoded by the coding sequence ATGCCCAGTTTGTTCCGCTTTCTGACGGTCGTCGGCATCATCGCCGGGGTGATCTATGGCGTGATTTTTTCGCTGGCGAACTTCGTCAACCCAAAGCCCCGGGAAATGACGGTCACCATCCCCCCAGACAAGTTCCTCAAGAAATAG